A stretch of the Kroppenstedtia eburnea genome encodes the following:
- the fni gene encoding type 2 isopentenyl-diphosphate Delta-isomerase → MESNENQTEKRKSEHIEIVLNRKVSGSGITTGFEKYRFVHQALPETRYTDISLATNFLGKSLKVPFLISSMTGGTDKAAKINQNLAAAAQARGWAMGLGSVRAAIEHPDTAATFNVRKVAPTIPILANLGAVQLNYGYGVDHCRQAVELSEADGLVFHLNSLQEVFQPEGNTDFRNLLRKLEDLCSVLEVPVGVKEVGWGIDGESARRLFDVGVDFVDVAGAGGTSWSQVEKYRSENPLLFQAAEAFESWGHPTSECIREGRALNPEGTLIASGGLNNGVDGAKAIALGADLAGYGRSLLKAATAPTPDAIASQLERIETECRIAMFGTGIDRIEALKGTERIKKVE, encoded by the coding sequence ATGGAGAGCAATGAAAACCAAACGGAAAAGCGAAAATCTGAACACATCGAGATCGTACTCAATCGCAAGGTGAGCGGAAGCGGGATCACCACCGGATTTGAAAAGTACCGTTTTGTCCATCAAGCCCTCCCGGAGACCCGCTATACTGACATTTCTCTTGCGACGAACTTTTTGGGCAAGTCACTGAAAGTCCCCTTTTTGATCAGCTCCATGACCGGCGGAACCGACAAAGCCGCCAAAATCAACCAAAACCTGGCTGCAGCCGCCCAAGCCCGGGGGTGGGCCATGGGTCTCGGCTCCGTCCGTGCCGCCATTGAACATCCCGACACTGCCGCTACCTTCAATGTTCGGAAAGTGGCCCCCACCATTCCGATCCTGGCCAACTTGGGAGCGGTTCAACTCAATTACGGATATGGTGTCGACCACTGCCGGCAGGCTGTGGAACTGTCTGAAGCCGACGGTCTGGTCTTCCACTTGAACAGCCTGCAAGAGGTTTTTCAGCCTGAGGGGAACACCGATTTCCGCAATCTGCTCCGCAAACTGGAGGATCTGTGCAGTGTGTTGGAAGTTCCCGTGGGTGTCAAGGAAGTGGGGTGGGGGATCGACGGGGAGTCGGCCCGTCGCCTCTTCGATGTCGGGGTCGATTTTGTGGATGTGGCCGGAGCAGGAGGTACCTCCTGGAGCCAGGTGGAAAAATACCGTTCGGAAAATCCGCTCCTCTTCCAGGCTGCGGAGGCCTTTGAGAGCTGGGGGCACCCCACCTCCGAATGTATCCGGGAAGGACGTGCGTTGAATCCGGAAGGCACCCTGATCGCCAGCGGCGGATTGAACAACGGTGTGGATGGGGCCAAGGCGATCGCCCTGGGGGCGGACCTTGCCGGATACGGACGTTCTCTTCTGAAAGCCGCCACCGCTCCCACCCCTGATGCGATCGCCTCCCAGTTGGAGCGAATCGAAACGGAATGCCGGATTGCCATGTTCGGAACGGGAATCGACCGGATTGAAGCATTGAAAGGAACCGAGCGGATCAAAAAAGTGGAATAG
- a CDS encoding MBL fold metallo-hydrolase: MYLRYFYNDKLAHASYLAGCPVTGEALVIDPDRDVEPYLQTARKEGMNIVAAAETHIHADYVSGARELAEQAGAKLYLSGETQGGTGYPYTRNLDHQLLKDGDSFQIGNLRLDVLHTPGHTPEHLSYLLTDGGVDEPMGIFTGDFVFVGDVGRPDLLEKAVGVSGSAAIGADQLFHSLKRFKELPDFLQVWPAHGAGSACGKALGAVPSSTVGYEKRHNWALKQDDPQRFKQELLQGQPEPPTYFAVMKQVNHDGPELIAHIAAPEKQESSPEVVAEVLKQGATVIDSRPAVQFASGHLPGTLNIPYGKSFTNWAGWLVDYERPLYLIADSDQVEKIRKDLLSIGIDTMRGFFSPDLFRNTKPGELERYENASPAEAVDKVNSGEWDVVDVRMKSEWDQGHIPGARHIMLGHLNRRAQEVPRDKPVLIHCKSGGRSAIACSLLQAQGRKNVINLKGGFDAWKKQGFSGE; this comes from the coding sequence ATGTACCTCCGTTATTTTTACAATGACAAGCTGGCCCATGCTTCCTATCTGGCGGGTTGCCCGGTCACAGGGGAAGCCCTCGTGATTGACCCCGACCGGGATGTGGAACCTTACCTACAGACCGCCCGCAAAGAAGGAATGAATATCGTGGCCGCCGCTGAAACCCACATTCACGCCGACTATGTTTCCGGAGCCAGGGAGTTGGCAGAACAGGCCGGGGCCAAACTCTATCTCTCCGGAGAAACACAAGGTGGAACCGGCTACCCCTACACCCGGAATCTGGATCATCAACTCTTGAAAGACGGAGACAGCTTTCAAATCGGCAACCTTCGTCTGGATGTGCTTCATACACCGGGACACACCCCGGAGCACCTCTCCTATCTGTTGACCGACGGTGGAGTCGATGAGCCGATGGGCATTTTTACCGGTGATTTTGTTTTCGTCGGTGATGTGGGACGGCCGGACCTGTTGGAGAAGGCCGTCGGAGTCTCCGGTTCCGCCGCCATCGGCGCCGATCAGTTGTTCCATTCGCTGAAAAGATTCAAGGAGTTGCCTGACTTTCTGCAGGTCTGGCCGGCCCACGGGGCGGGCAGTGCCTGCGGGAAAGCTTTGGGGGCGGTTCCTTCCTCCACTGTCGGATATGAAAAACGCCACAATTGGGCTTTAAAACAAGACGACCCCCAGAGGTTTAAACAGGAGTTGTTGCAAGGTCAACCGGAGCCGCCCACTTATTTTGCAGTGATGAAGCAGGTGAACCACGACGGTCCGGAACTGATCGCCCATATTGCTGCCCCGGAAAAACAGGAATCCTCCCCGGAAGTCGTGGCGGAGGTATTGAAGCAGGGAGCCACCGTGATCGACTCCCGGCCCGCTGTTCAATTCGCCTCCGGTCATCTGCCTGGAACCCTCAACATTCCTTACGGAAAATCCTTTACCAACTGGGCCGGATGGTTGGTGGATTATGAGCGACCCCTTTACCTGATCGCGGATTCGGATCAGGTGGAGAAGATCCGCAAAGATCTTCTATCCATCGGAATCGATACAATGAGAGGATTTTTCAGCCCCGACCTGTTCCGTAACACAAAGCCCGGGGAGCTGGAACGGTATGAGAACGCCTCCCCCGCCGAAGCCGTCGACAAAGTGAACAGCGGAGAATGGGATGTGGTCGATGTTCGGATGAAAAGCGAGTGGGATCAAGGCCATATCCCGGGTGCCCGTCATATCATGCTGGGCCATTTGAACAGACGGGCTCAGGAAGTGCCCCGGGACAAACCGGTCCTCATCCACTGCAAATCCGGCGGCCGCTCCGCCATCGCCTGCAGTCTCCTTCAGGCCCAAGGGAGAAAAAATGTGATCAACCTGAAGGGCGGTTTTGACGCCTGGAAGAAGCAAGGGTTTTCCGGGGAATGA
- a CDS encoding c-type cytochrome, with amino-acid sequence MKVIGWKGFWLFSTVVVWIAGCSSDPNPSTSEGKTSGESVQVDAAQAKETYQSNCMSCHGDQLQGAQGPSLEKVGAKFSSKEIETIIQRGRGSMPAQVSLNPEERKNLAGWLAEKK; translated from the coding sequence ATGAAGGTGATCGGTTGGAAGGGATTCTGGCTGTTTTCAACGGTGGTGGTGTGGATCGCGGGCTGTTCTTCTGATCCGAACCCATCCACATCGGAAGGAAAAACCTCCGGTGAATCCGTTCAGGTGGATGCAGCCCAAGCCAAGGAAACTTATCAAAGCAACTGCATGAGCTGCCACGGGGACCAACTGCAGGGAGCCCAGGGTCCCAGTCTGGAGAAAGTGGGCGCCAAATTTTCCTCCAAAGAGATTGAAACCATCATCCAACGCGGACGGGGAAGCATGCCGGCCCAAGTTTCATTGAACCCGGAGGAACGGAAGAATCTCGCCGGTTGGTTGGCGGAAAAAAAATGA
- a CDS encoding DUF1450 domain-containing protein, which translates to METMVRLCVNNRPLGDQGIRGVRREFPGRVTVEPCVGYCGECCTDAFALYKRKLITADDPEELLILLREQIGEMRSGDIK; encoded by the coding sequence ATGGAGACAATGGTGCGGTTGTGTGTAAACAATCGTCCCTTGGGGGATCAAGGGATCCGGGGAGTAAGACGGGAGTTTCCCGGCCGGGTGACGGTGGAGCCTTGTGTGGGATACTGCGGAGAATGTTGTACCGATGCTTTTGCTCTCTACAAGCGAAAGCTGATCACAGCCGATGATCCGGAGGAGCTTTTGATCCTGCTTCGGGAGCAGATCGGGGAAATGCGAAGTGGAGATATCAAATAA